One genomic region from Bubalus bubalis isolate 160015118507 breed Murrah chromosome 12, NDDB_SH_1, whole genome shotgun sequence encodes:
- the CCT7 gene encoding T-complex protein 1 subunit eta, which translates to MMPTPVILLKEGTDSSQGIPQLVSNISACQVIAEAVRTTLGPRGMDKLIVDGRGKATISNDGATILKLLDVVHPAAKTLVDIAKSQDAEVGDGTTSVTLLAAEFLKQVKPYVEEGLHPQIIIRAFRTATQLAVNKIKEIAVTVKKEDKVEQRKLLEKCAMTALSSKLISQQKAFFAKMVVDAVMMLDDLLQLKMIGIKKVQGGALEESQLVAGVAFKKTFSYAGFEMQPKKYHNPMIALLNVELELKAEKDNAEIRVHTVEDYQAIVDAEWNILYDKLEKIHHSGAKVVLSKLPIGDVATQYFADRDMFCAGRVPEEDLKRTMMACGGSIQTSVNALSSDVLGRCQVFEETQIGGERYNFFTGCPKAKTCTIILRGGAEQFMEETERSLHDAIMIVRRAIKNDSVVAGGGAIEMELSKYLRDYSRTIPGKQQLLIGAYAKALEIIPRQLCDNAGFDATNILNKLRARHAQGGMWYGVDINTEDIADNFAAFVWEPAMVRINALTAASEAACLIVSVDETIKNPRSTVDASPAAGRGRGRGRLH; encoded by the exons ATGATG CCCACACCAGTTATCCTGTTGAAAGAGGGGACTGATAGCTCCCAAGGCATCCCCCAGCTTGTAAGTAACATCAGTGCCTGCCAGGTGATTGCTGAGGCTGTCAGAACTACCCTGGGCCCCCGTGGTATGGACAAGCTCATTGTGGATGGCCGAG GCAAAGCAACAATTTCTAATGATGGGGCCACAATTCTGAAACTCCTTGATGTTGTCCATCCTGCAGCGAAGACTTTAGTGGACATTGCAAAATCCCAAGATGCTGAG GTCGGTGACGGCACCACCTCAGTGACCCTGCTGGCTGCAGAATTTCTGAAACAGGTGAAACCCTACGTAGAGGAAGGTTTGCACCCGCAGATCATCATCCGCGCCTTCCGCACTGCCACACAGTTG GCAGTTAACAAGATCAAAGAGATCGCAGtgactgtgaagaaggaagaTAAAGT GGAGCAGAGGAAGCTGCTTGAGAAATGTGCCATGACTGCTCTGAGCTCCAAGCTGATCTCCCAGCAGAAAGCCTTCTTCGCTAAGATGGTGGTGGACGCGGTGATGATGCTTGATGATTTGCTGCAGCTTAAAATGATTGGAATCAAGAAGGTGCAAGGTGGAGCCCTAGAG GAGTCCCAGCTTGTCGCTGGCGTAGCATTCAAGAAGACTTTCTCTTATGCTGGGTTTGAAATGCAACCCAAAAAGTACCATAATCCAATGATTGCCCTTTTAAATGTTGAGCTCGAGCTGAAAGCTGAGAAAGATAATGCGGAAATCAGAGTCCATACAGTTGAG GATTATCAGGCAATTGTTGATGCTGAGTGGAACATTCTTTATGACAAGTTAGAGAAGATCCATCATTCCGGAGCCAAAGTCGTCTTGTCTAAACTCCCCATCGGGGATGTGGCCACCCAGTACTTTGCTGACAGGGACATGTTCTGCGCTGGCCGAGTGCCGGAGGAGGATCTGAAGAGGACAATGATG GCTTGTGGAGGCTCCATCCAGACCAGTGTGAATGCGCTGTCGTCAGATGTTCTGGGCCGCTGCCAGGTCTTTGAAGAGACTCAGATTGGAGGCGAGAG GTACAATTTCTTCACTGGCTGCCCTAAGGCCAAGACATGCACTATCATCCTCCGTGGTGGTGCAGAGCAATTCATGGAGGAGACAGAGCGGTCCCTGCACGACGCCATCATGATTGTCAGGAGGGCCATCAAG AATGATTCAGTGGTGGCTGGTGGTGGCGCCATCGAGATGGAGCTCTCCAAGTACCTGCGAGATTACTCAAGAACCATTCCAGGAAAACAGCAGCTACTGATTGGGGCCTATGCCAAGGCCTTGGAAATTATCCCACGCCAGCTCTGTGACAATGCTGGCTTTGATGCCACAAACATCCTCAACAAGCTCCGGGCTCGGCACGCCCAG GGGGGCATGTGGTACGGGGTGGACATCAACACTGAGGACATTGCTGACAACTTTGCGGCCTTTGTGTGGGAGCCAGCGATGGTGCGGATCAACGCCCTGACTGCCGCCTCCGAGGCCGCCTGCCTCATCGTGTCTGTCGATGAGACCATCAAGAACCCTCGCTCAACAGTGGATGCTTCCCCAGCCGCTGGCCGGGGCCGAGGTCGCGGCCGCCTTCACTGA